Genomic segment of Sarcophilus harrisii chromosome 4, mSarHar1.11, whole genome shotgun sequence:
GGTTCCCTTTGTGGCTTGGAGTATATTGGTTAActtttctctgcctttgtttGTTCATCTGCCAAAGGAAGTGGTTGGACTAGATAGACATAAGTCTCTACAGTTCTTACCAGTTAAGTCAGTGAAATCTTactcctaaaaaaaaattgtttgttatatatttttttttaaagtttcttaagTTACATGGACTTGCCTTCTATGTTTTATAAtctctataggaaaaaaaatatatagtaactcttctattaaaaaaaatgcagtgtTAAAATATAGACTGTAGTTAGGTATTTTAAATACTGTACATAAATATGTGGgcttatatatttttagaaaatcaaaAGTATTACcttatattctttgttttttatgacccttaaaatcctttttttgtgGCCCTAAAACTGGTTCATTTTTATATAGCATGGTCAGAGAAATATTATTCTATGAAAAGATACAAAGCACATATATCATTATTTCTTACatcaaaataaatcatttcctACTAACTTAAAAAACAGTCCCcacagagtctttttttttttttccttttactaaaGTTTTTTGATTTAGGTCTGATTTGCtttcataagaattttttaaacacttaaaatCTCATGTCTTTGTGAATTTCATTATTAGTTCTTAAAAATTAAGGCCAATACTTAATACTTCATTGCTTCTGAAAAGTGTGATAATTTGTATAAAATACTTAATTATATCCAAGGAGAATTTACATTGCATGGAATTACTTCAAATtggaattttatatattaatttaattcacAGATTTAAATTGCTTTGAGtgagtttttgttttgagatcacattttttaattcattgactTTTACAAAAAATGTCAAATCATATTTAAATGTCATCAGTAATGAAGTctgtataatttttctttcagtcACTGTAACTGATCACCTTAGTGAAATCATCTGGTAGAAAACTTTGCAAGATGCTATGTTTTCAGAATGTCTGCATTTAATTCATCCACTAGTCTCACATGTGATCATATATCATGTTTTGCATGCCATGatgtaattgaagaaaaagataatggaatagcGATGATGAGGGGAAAAGCAACTAGTTAAgtagtttaatatattttttaaatgtatccaCGTTTTGAATCTATTCAGCTACCCCAGTCTCAGAGATCTGAAAATTATCAATGTGTTGTCCATTAATATGGATTCCTATGTCagtcctttttgagctcttaGGATCTGCAGCTGTTGGAAATTCAGGGATAGTTTTGTCAAAATTCTCCATTTTGATAATATATTCACCGTTAGAATCTCGAGTAATTATAGAGGCAAAATAATGATTCAGCATAATCTCTGATGGTAGGTAGGATGTCCTCCTATGGTATGGTTCTCCTGTGACCTCTTGAATAGCTGAGATGAAAACAACTAATTCAAAATGGCCAGGATCTTCATGCTGGAGGAAAGCAGCTAGAGGACTCGACGGTGTAATGGAGTGATAGTAGGTCAGTGGAAAGATAAATAATGGGCATTCTGTGGAATTGATACTGTCAAGATGGAAGTCCACACTGGTCTGGTAGAGTTGATCATTTTCTCGTTCCTCGTAGAGAATGGCAGAGACGTGGACGTTGGTGAGTGGTCTAGGTTGAACGTTGGCCACTTGGAAGATAAGATTTGGTATACCACCTATGTGGGCTACTACTGCCAAGTCAGTAAATCGGATGGAGTAAATTCCATTCTTTGGGCGGGCGATCTTTGCCACAAAGGCACCTAGATTAGAAAGAGTTGATTTTGTTACAGACTTATTTATAACTAATAGTAACCAAATTATATGAAATAGTGTAGTGTTATATTTTGGGTAACATTTCTAAGACTAGGTTAGATACAAAAATgcttatattttagatatgatttttaaagttagCTGGTTAAATTCTTTGTTTTAGGTATCGTTTTTTAGAATAGATTAGGAGCTAGTATCTAAGTGTCACATACTGTCTTAGAATTGTTTGGCTAAGTTCTTTAGGGAATGTAAACTTTTAGATAAGACATGAAAACTGTGTATTAGTAGTGCATGTTGGGACAAaacttttcaaaggaaaaaaatgtgttctTGGTATATGTGTTTTTCCCATAGATctttaaaatatgcataaaatTGCTTTCATTTAGTGGGAATgggaaaattcctttttttttagttagattttggggtggtggtggtggtgatcaCTGATTCATCAGTATAGTGACCATCTCTCTTCActgtagtcttagagaattactgAAACGTtgacaagttaaatgatttgaccaagatcacacaactgggACTGTCTGTACTACATTATTATTCTACATCTTTTTTTGATTGCAGCCTCAAAtagtcagatttcttttttttttttagaatgtgcCCCAATTGTTAAAAACTTTTGCTGAGTATATACCTACCAGTGTgtacatttatttacttataaattataCTTGTACTACAATATAAGCAATTATGTATTGTTATAAAACTTAACCCcaagtggaatttttcttttgctgaggcaattggggttcagtgatttgcccagggtcacacagctagaaagtgttatgtgtctgaggccagatttgaactcgggtcctcatgagttcaggactggtgctctatcgactgcgccatctagctgccccccaagtggacttttaaaaatatgatgtcgtattttatcttagaatcaTAGGGAGCCTCTGGGGTTTTGAGAATAGTAGTGATATGATCCagtctgtgctttaggaaaatcattttgtcagCTATGGggaagatgaattagagaggagaaagacatcAGATAGACCAATTAGGAGACCATTATATTAGCTTGGGCAGGATGTGATAAGGTGTAAACTAGAGTGAACTCTGGATCAGTAGAAAAAGACACCAGGTACTATTAATGGAGAgatagaattgacaagatttggcaactttTGCCAATGCCAGGTGTCCGGGAGGATGTGAAACTTGGGAGAGCCTGTGTGACTGGGAATATTGTTGTGCCCTTAATGGTAGCcaggaagtttggaagaaaaaaggGTTTGGCTCTTGCTATAGTCTAAAGGTAGTCTTGGGGATGGAGACAAGGATAGAATTTCCTATGCCCTGACAGTCAACACTTCATGGCATATCGGGATGATCCTTTTGGAAGTATTTTGTATAGCAGAGGAATTGATGGGAATAAGGGCAAATATGGTTATATTGTACAAGAGTTCTCCTAACTGGTTACACATCCCACTTTGTACACCCTAGTTTGAAGACCATTGCATTTTACAAACTATCCTTAGGAAACTGTTGGTTTGTTCCTATCTCTCTGTTTTGGACTGGTAGGGTCAAGAGGAGGAGGGTACATGGTAAAGGGAAATGCACTTTGTTAGCTGCCAGACCCTTAAAGCTGAAATAGAAGCTGTTCTAAGTTAAGGATATGTTGTATTGGAAATAGTACAGGTTTTGGAGGAATCTTGTCTGCCATCATTGGCATTTGTATCAAGTTCTATTGATACTTTTTAAGTATTTGTTGCTTTTGAATGAACTCGGCATACATTATCACATCTGAAAGGCAACATGtgaaaacatatatttttgaGCTTATATTAATTTGAAGACTTTTCAAGTCTTTGTCACCACTTTATTTCAGTAGGTACATTTATTGCCTCCTAGGTGCCAAAGGAAAGCATGGAGATGATTAGCCAGAGATCACAGCAGGGCTATGACCTGGATtcatttttcctgattctttacCCAGTGTTTCTTTGAGGGACTCAGAAAAtgctttagaaaagaaaaatgacttaaaaaccaGGTTTAAAAAAGTGTTAGTCTTGTTAAGGGCTTCCACCTTACCTGAGAGACTTTCCCAAAGAGTTTTTAATAGGTCTGTGACATGATTTTGCAACCTAGTTTCTAGTGGATTTTTATCTAGAGTGTGTGCTGCATTTAGTCCATTTCTATGTAATCCTAACTCTAGTACTATGTCTtcagtgggggggggaggggggagtctgTAAATATTGCTTGAGATGATGAAATGAGAGGGAACTGTGGActtaattggagaaaaaaattaatttttgcttaCATTAAGATGCAGAAGGCATATTTCATAATTTGGAAGTTATGTCTTCCCAAGTAGAAATGTATCTCATTATGGGATCCTGGATTTCTGTGACTTAGATGGAAATCCTCCTCCTTAGCTGCTATATTGCTTGCTCTCTTATAGACCCTTCACTCCTTCAAGCTAGAGGAAATGTTGGAAATAACACAAAGTAATTTTTCCTGTAGATACGAAGACAAAGGTTATTTGACTTTCTTGAAAAGGTTGTGGAATTCCTGTGGAGTTTGATAAGTGTAAGGATTTACTAGCAAAGCAGGATGAGAATTTTTCAGGATGAGAATTTCTGATGAGGCCATTTTTAGCATGGAATTATTACTGTTTCTCTCAATTGGGAGTaggaaaggaaactttttttctccctgtcccCTGGAAACTGCTGTCTTAATGAGAACACATCTCAGAAGTTAATCTTTCTCTGTTACATGAATTTCTTAGCCTTCCAAAATTCATAATCACATTTTGAGAGAACAAAGACACATTACCTGTGATAAAGGACTCCAGCATGAGTCCCGAGAGCATTTGGGCAGCTAGTAAGGTAATGGAAGCTAGACACTCGCCACTGGGGTACATGGTACCATAGCCAATCGTGAGCTGTGTCTCCAGTGAGAAGGAAAATGCAGTTTTGAAGCTGGTGACATATCTTACACAGACAGTATGGTTTTGGGGAGGGTTGTCATGGTCTATCCAAAGATCGCCATTCACTTCAGCTAAAATGTACCAGAAGACCGCGAAGACGAGCCATTGAATCACAAAAGATGCGGGATAGACCACCAACATCCACCGCCATTTTAGGTCTATTAGGATTCCCCACAGATTGGCTAGACGGGTGTGACAAATTCTCGAGGACCTGCTTATCTTCATGGTGCTGTGGCCATCTTTGGTAACCATCCTCTTACGTTTCTGAGTCAGGACTGGAGCCATGCACTCGTTGGCCCTTATgctctgaaatcagaaggacctgttGGTAGCTGATGGGTAGACAACCGCCTTGCACTAACATAGAAAGGCAATGGCTAAAAGTGATCGCCTCCCCCTCAAAACTTGACAGTATTTATCTATACCATTCAGTTAACTTGTCATGCATTTCCCACAATGTCTTTTGCATAACaggtatttatttaatattgattaggTTACTTTTCCTATAGTTGGCAAAAGACTGAGACTAGAAAGAAATAACTAATGAATTAAGactattatttactttatattatttagATGTCAGAAGCTGGAATTTCTTGGAATTTCTAGTTACTACacagtatcatttttttttttctatcacatcTACACTCTGTAAGTAGCTTTCCTGTACAATTAACATAAACTCATGTTTATGCCAAGTTTTTAGATGGTTTTACCCTAGAGACAGAAGGGTTACATAACAGCACATGTAACAATGGAGCATAACAAGCCTccttccatctgttcattcattgTGTAGTGGGAACAGCACTAAAGAGCTGCCATTTGATCTGAAATCttatccttcctttccttgaACTGAGAaagtgtgtgatcctgagcaagtcacttcctcaTGTTGGGTCTGAGTTGCCTACTCTTAGTAAGGGATTAAAAGCTTCTAAAGCTTTTCTGGTACTAACATTTTGTCATTTTAGAATGACCACggttctctccccttctccctttcattcAGGAAATTCCAGGACCTCCAGGTCAAATAAAGATTccttttggcttttaaagcccttcacaacctcaTTTCCTCCTATCTTTGCAGTCTTTGTACCCTTTCCTCCCCACAAGGAGAGTGGGATCCAAGGACACCATCAATCCTTGTTGAAGGGGCTTTGTTTTTTTGCCCCAGGTGGGTCACTGGCTGTTCCTCTGATGCCCAGAACcctttttctccctgtctccttATCCCTGATGCCCTTAGTGCCCCAGATAAAATGCCACCTGCTCCAAGATCCCCTTAATGCCGGCCAGCCTTCTTTGCTTGTTTGGACAGAGCTGTCGGCAGGCTGTCTTTCCTGTTGGGCTCcgagctccctgagggcaaagTCGGCTTAATCTTGGCCTCTTTTTCTGTGCCTTGTGCTTCACACAGTGTCTGCTCCTAGTGTGCCCCTAATAAGGAGTTGCCTGTGGACTAACTAACTGCAGTTACTGGGCTGGAGTCATTTTCCAGTAGAAAGACATAGGAGTGATCTCAAGAGGTGCATGTCTCAGGGGCTATTTGTCCATTCCCCCCCCAATGTCACTCCAGTCCTCAGTAGTCCTAGAATAGACACggctctttttgttttgtcttgttctCTCCAGCACTTCATACGTTGCAGAcccttcataaatgcttgtttatgaCTGAAGGGTGGAGTGTGAGCTTGGATTGGTTCTAATTTATAGAATCTCTTTATATGAAGGGGGAAATAAAAGAACTATAGTCTAGAAactttttgtatgtttttctgtacaagtgttatttttaaaaagtaacacaTTTCAAAAGTTAAGTAAAATGAATAGTCGGTTTTGTAAGGATGGTAAGATACCATGTAATAAAAGTGAGAGTTTGAACAATTTAATTGCAAGTTTTCACTGGGAGTTTGTTTCACCTGCACTCCTCCTCCTGTGGCTCAGGTCCTCCTTTGGTATACTAAGGGGCTTATGCAAACAGCAAATGAACTGATTACTTTTTCCCTTAAAAGAATATATCCAAACAGCAGGAGCCCATTGGTTATGGTTTCCATATAGAaaccttttcattatttctacatCTTTTACTTGGAATGAGTTTGCTTAAGAAGGATCCTAGTAGATACATGCAGTATGGAAACGCTGTTCTTGTGGCCTTTTAGGATGCTTTTAATACCCATTGGCCTGACTTGAAGAGTCAAAAAGTAGGTTTTTGGGCAGATCACAGCTGGTCATTAGATGATTAGTTATTCAGTCCCCTTTTCTGACATAAATggtctttttgtcatttttattctgaaaccttatttctttctattgaaccattgaatttgaatcctcaatttaaaatgtttcagaaacatttaaaaggaaaaaaagagcatccttgttttccagttttcctcatAAGTTTACTTAGGGTTAACTGATCCCTTAAACTTcacatttatactttttttggtCAGTCAATGttgattgacttgcccagggtcatacagctagtacaagtcaaatgtctgaggttgtctttgaattgaggtcctcctgattctggggttggtgctgtatccactgtaccactcagCTACCTGACTTTTATGTATTTCTAATGCTAAATTGTCCTTAACACAGTTGAATTGATGTCCTAAAAATAAGTCTTTGAAGTGTAAAGAAGAttgcaaatgaaataatttgttgttAGGTACTCAGAGCCTTAACATAAAAGTGTTTATAAATATCTATCATATCATTTGTGATATTGTTCCCTTTGCATAACTATTTAATGACTGATTTTGTTTAGGCACAGTGTTTTAATAGACGTAATTTAATAGACATAAGtctgttatatattatatatatatatatatgtcaccaTTTTTATGGAAGTTCAAGAGACTGCTGCAAATGTAGCATATGATTTTAGTAAGCATAATTTCATTAGATTTTGCCCTGGCCCTTTAGTTTGTAAACTCTGTTCTGTTTTACTTAAATTGGAATTTTTCTCCACAAGAACCATAGTTAGTTAATTTCACACTTAGATCTCCTTGGTTTACAAATGTGCACCATAAGCCAGTTAAGTACTTCCTGTGCGCAAAGAGCATTAGGAGAGATCCAGTGTTTACTTAATAAAGACTCAGTCCCTGATCGTCTGGAACTTAAGTGCCCGGACTGATGTGagacacatgcatgcatatatatatatatgagatgtgACTAGCAGAAACAGCATCATCTATGAACTAAAGTTATGTGTAACTTAAGGAGCTTGTCTACCTGCTGGGTATCTCGCTCACCCTGTAGAGCTTGGAGGGCCAGCTTCAGTATTAGTTGATCACCCTGTTCTTTTGATTCCTGATAGCTCAAGCATTTTATCCTGCTTAgtttaatttctctgttttttagcCCCTTTTCTTGCAAACATCTCCTAATCACTCAATGTATTTAAAACAGAGTTGCTTCTACTTGAATTTTAATTGTCACCTCCTCCCCTACCTCAGCATATGTCTTCTTGCTCTTGACCCCTACCATCCgactcccctctcttctctctcttttgcttctcatggtttaaatatttcattttcacgATAAAGACTTTGTGTTATGTTGTGTTCTAGGAGTCCCTTTCATTTGTGAAAACTCCAGCACTTGAGGTTGTGGCCTTCAGTGTTGCTGTGGTATAACCCTGCATAGGACCTGCGTATTCAGTAGCCCCAGATTGTTCAGGAGGAATTGAGCAGGATTTAGGttataacaatagtaataatagtgaATATGTGGAAGACAGGTTAAAGTTGGCAAAGTGATTTCATCCTCATAATACCTCCAGGGAAGTCGAGTAGTAATTACCCCTCTGAAGttacatttcaagaaaatgaggcagacttGTTTATGCTCACAAAGTTAGAAAGTGGTCGAGTCCCAGGATTCCTCTTACTCAGGTATTCTGGCTCTGAGTCAAGCATTCTGTTGACTGGACCACattctctaggatttttttctattgtaacTCAATGTGATATGTTCATGTCCCATAAGCCCATATGCTGCTTTTCCATATTTTGCATATTTCATTCACTATTTTGAAATTTACGTCTAGCAGTCGGCATGTATAGTTTTTAATCACCAACCAGTACTTCAgggaaaagaattatttcttgcttttcctATTACTACTTGTTTTGTGCTATCTGTAGAGTACTTCATCTTTTAGGGGATCTATTCACGAAATTAGATTTTGCTTGAATAAGTAAGGATGAATGAATATGATATAGATGTTATTACTAACTTGTTCTTAGATGATTTCCATAAACTTAAATTgcgtaatgaaaaaaaaaaaattaccttaagGGAGAGTTTTAGAGAATTTTATCTAATGAGAGCAAgatttcttgctctctttttctctctcacacacacagacatgttGCCACTTTGAtgagtttaaagaaaaaagtctaaTAGACCTTTCTTAAAGTTCAGAGATTACCCCTTTTAAATCTCTGCCATAGTTTAAAATAATTCACACACCATAGGAAAGACAAACCATAACTGTAAATGTCATCTCAATTAATCAGTTATTTACATTTGCTACTGGCTCAGTACAATTAAGATTTTATTAAGtattactatttatatttattatttattgagtaTATACTATTCTTTTTATGTAAttgacaaatttataaaataagcccatTCAGACCATATAAGCTTTAtgttctttttacctctttaataggaataattgtttttattccaATCTTAAACATCAGcttaaatagtgatttagaattgggctatagggaaggagggagggggggagaatgcgtgtgtgggggaagggggggcagggagagagagggagattgaGTGTGTATCCATTATTGAAAATAACAGCTATGACAACATTTAAATCCTTTAATGTTAGATTCTCTAGTACCCATTTTAGGagtttttttctcataatttatCCCTACTGGAGTAAAAAGCAAAgcatgatcttttaaaaaaatctttggaatTCCTTCCAGAGACGCATTCTATTCTCCAAGTGAAGTTTATGAATCATAATCAGATACAGGCATGTATTCAGTGAGGTGATGAGAAATTCCAGTAATATTTTCAACTGGTCTGTCCCATTtctaatatttcaaaagaaatagcCTAATTTCCTCCTTTCTGTTTAGTTAAGTTTTCATAGATTTACCCATATTGGATATAACTAATTGTGACCATAACCTTTCTATCTACcctacccccctcccccaaaattaatagtttttaataGATGAATACTTACCAATGATTTTGAAGCTTTGGCTAATGTGCAAAGGTAGGTCTTTAGGGAATCTAGGAGGGATGTATCACCTTAGGCAGACAGTCCTATCTACAAGTCTAGTTTTCAAGTCTAGGACTCTCTTGTTGAACTGGGTTTACAGTTCACATTCCTCTGTTTATAATGCAGTGAGGGCTGGTTTCCTCTGAAGCTGATGTGATTGGTCACTTAGTCTGCAGGGGGGCCAATTAGCTCTGATCATGTGGAAAAGAATGCTGGTTTATTAGGAGGTCTTTCTTTACCCAACACAAACCTTAGCAGCTCTAGAGAAATCCTCCAAAGCTGACTTGGAGAAGGGgtgcatttttttctctaatcagAATCCGACTTTAGTAAGTTTGTATAATCTTACTTAAGATTTTGGAGGTCCAAAGGGATAAAATTCTTTACAACTTTCCATTTCGTCTTCTCTTTTATTGTAGGTTTAAAGCATAAGATAATTCTACTAATAAAAACTCCTTTTTTCCTGTCAATTTAGATAAGGTTTCTTTTGGAGAAGAATGGTAGGATCAGAGATCTGAAAGAGACTTTTGAGTCTAGcttcctcatttacagatgagaaaatcactATTCAGAATGACACAGTTGTGATAAAGCCAGAACTAGAATATA
This window contains:
- the KCNJ13 gene encoding inward rectifier potassium channel 13; amino-acid sequence: MAPVLTQKRKRMVTKDGHSTMKISRSSRICHTRLANLWGILIDLKWRWMLVVYPASFVIQWLVFAVFWYILAEVNGDLWIDHDNPPQNHTVCVRYVTSFKTAFSFSLETQLTIGYGTMYPSGECLASITLLAAQMLSGLMLESFITGAFVAKIARPKNGIYSIRFTDLAVVAHIGGIPNLIFQVANVQPRPLTNVHVSAILYEERENDQLYQTSVDFHLDSINSTECPLFIFPLTYYHSITPSSPLAAFLQHEDPGHFELVVFISAIQEVTGEPYHRRTSYLPSEIMLNHYFASIITRDSNGEYIIKMENFDKTIPEFPTAADPKSSKRTDIGIHINGQHIDNFQISETGVAE